In Mytilus galloprovincialis chromosome 1, xbMytGall1.hap1.1, whole genome shotgun sequence, the following are encoded in one genomic region:
- the LOC143081646 gene encoding uncharacterized protein LOC143081646 isoform X2 produces MKTNIKFFLPCLFVGVLTYIVYTNFIPSSGDGNTKWKLFQYYKQERNIDSAQSELKHNKDKANGDFNQKKDVDFLRAIEKFRNKDDTFFIPPDVKLAALPNSVSDCLYQRITTTIQYVCAKRSRHGSGKDGWNICTDGCYKPNNKTAIYVLSIGNDYENSQSIDLHYKINVIRHKPRIKGTDIYVYQKNKDNLGGQSIKLGTWSDAVKQGLNDQNILIIDVESLTESVVDHIMMSGVLNVIHQFSIRISYGDPVSGIDYLTALQQLRMIFEAGFRIYWSSPEWSCIIANNKDRTSCVYLDMVYHKCRDLSKR; encoded by the exons ATGAAGACCAATATCAAGTTTTTTCTACCATGTTTGTTCGTTGGGGTATTGACTTATATAGTATATACGAATTTCATTCCCTCCAGTGGGGATGGTAATACTAAATGGAAGCTATTTCAATATTACAAACAA GAGAGGAATATAGACTCAGCCCAAAGTGAGTTGAAACACAATAAAGACAAAGCCAATGGAGATTTTAATCAAAAAAAGGACGTTGATTTTTTAAGAGCT attgaaaaattcagaaataaagATGATACTTTTTTCATTCCACCCGACGTTAAGTTAGCAGCACTACCCAACAGTGTTAGTGATTGTCTTTATCAAAG AATAACTACAACAATACAATATGTTTGTGCCAAACGAAGTCGCCATGGATCTGGAAAGGACGGATGGAATATCTGTACGGATGGATGTTATAAACCAAACAACAAGACAGCTATATATGTACTGAG catAGGGAATGATTATGAGAATTCGCAAAGTATAGATCTGCATTATAAGATTAATGTTATCAGACACAAACCAAG aaTAAAGGGaacagatatatatgtatatcaaaaGAATAAAGATAACCTTGGAGGTCAGTCTATTAAACTTGGTACATGGAGCGATGCAGTGAAACAAGGATTG AATGACCAGAACATACTCATTATTGATGTTGAATCACTAACTGAAAGTGTAGTTGATCACATTATGATGAGTGGAGTACTAAATGTAATACACCAGTTCTCTATTCGGATCAGTTACGGAGATCCAGTGTCCGGAATTGACTATTTAACAGCACTTCAACAGTTGAGAATGATATTTGAAGCAGGTTTTAGAATATACTGGTCGAGTCCTGAATGGTCGTGTATTATTGCGAATAACAAGGACAGAACAAGTTGTGTTTATCTAGATATG GTTTACCATAAGTGTAGAGATTTATCTAAAAGATAA
- the LOC143081646 gene encoding uncharacterized protein LOC143081646 isoform X1 encodes MKTNIKFFLPCLFVGVLTYIVYTNFIPSSGDGNTKWKLFQYYKQERNIDSAQSELKHNKDKANGDFNQKKDVDFLRAERNIDSAQSELKHNKDKANGDFNPKKDVNCIRAIEKFRNKDDTFFIPPDVKLAALPNSVSDCLYQRITTTIQYVCAKRSRHGSGKDGWNICTDGCYKPNNKTAIYVLSIGNDYENSQSIDLHYKINVIRHKPRIKGTDIYVYQKNKDNLGGQSIKLGTWSDAVKQGLNDQNILIIDVESLTESVVDHIMMSGVLNVIHQFSIRISYGDPVSGIDYLTALQQLRMIFEAGFRIYWSSPEWSCIIANNKDRTSCVYLDMVYHKCRDLSKR; translated from the exons ATGAAGACCAATATCAAGTTTTTTCTACCATGTTTGTTCGTTGGGGTATTGACTTATATAGTATATACGAATTTCATTCCCTCCAGTGGGGATGGTAATACTAAATGGAAGCTATTTCAATATTACAAACAA GAGAGGAATATAGACTCAGCCCAAAGTGAGTTGAAACACAATAAAGACAAAGCCAATGGAGATTTTAATCAAAAAAAGGACGTTGATTTTTTAAGAGCT GAGAGGAATATAGACTCAGCCCAAAGTGAGTTGAAACACAATAAAGACAAAGCCAATGGAGATTTTAATCCAAAAAAGGACGTTAATTGCATAAGAGCT attgaaaaattcagaaataaagATGATACTTTTTTCATTCCACCCGACGTTAAGTTAGCAGCACTACCCAACAGTGTTAGTGATTGTCTTTATCAAAG AATAACTACAACAATACAATATGTTTGTGCCAAACGAAGTCGCCATGGATCTGGAAAGGACGGATGGAATATCTGTACGGATGGATGTTATAAACCAAACAACAAGACAGCTATATATGTACTGAG catAGGGAATGATTATGAGAATTCGCAAAGTATAGATCTGCATTATAAGATTAATGTTATCAGACACAAACCAAG aaTAAAGGGaacagatatatatgtatatcaaaaGAATAAAGATAACCTTGGAGGTCAGTCTATTAAACTTGGTACATGGAGCGATGCAGTGAAACAAGGATTG AATGACCAGAACATACTCATTATTGATGTTGAATCACTAACTGAAAGTGTAGTTGATCACATTATGATGAGTGGAGTACTAAATGTAATACACCAGTTCTCTATTCGGATCAGTTACGGAGATCCAGTGTCCGGAATTGACTATTTAACAGCACTTCAACAGTTGAGAATGATATTTGAAGCAGGTTTTAGAATATACTGGTCGAGTCCTGAATGGTCGTGTATTATTGCGAATAACAAGGACAGAACAAGTTGTGTTTATCTAGATATG GTTTACCATAAGTGTAGAGATTTATCTAAAAGATAA